In Falco rusticolus isolate bFalRus1 chromosome 7, bFalRus1.pri, whole genome shotgun sequence, the DNA window ACCTCAGTTTTCTACCTCACAATTAGTAGTAGGCAGAAATTGTACTAGCTGTCTCAAGGATcgtgtgtttaaaaaaaaataatagaagaagAAATCTACACGACAAAAATTACGAGGATAGCAAATGTTGGACAATGCTTTTAACTGTGAAGTGGGAGAGAGCGTGAAGTAGCAAAGAAGGAGAGATGAGGTAAAGAACAAGGTTTGATGTAAAGAATGAGATTTCAGGCAAAGCCCACtaactttttccttctctgcgTCCTTACGACGACAGGTTTCACTCAAAACCAATGCGACAgcctttttatatataatttatatgaaCTTTATGTAGGTTTGCCTGCCTCTTTCAATGCCCCGATCTCCCTTCCACCAGCCTGTGCCCTTCCCTGCACAGACGAGGGGTGGCTGCCTGCACCCGGGGACGGCAGGTGCTGCCCAGGGCCCTGCCTGGGCCGGggtccctgcctgggctgggggctcctgaGCCGCCGTCTAGTGTGGCCTTATGCAGGGCCTggccgcagccgccgccggggTCAAAGGGGAGGGCGGCAGCCGAGGAGCCGGCCGGGGGGCTGCCGTCCCCGCGCCTATCCCGCGTGCGGGGAGGGAGCCCACAGCCCCCGGGTCGGCTCCCCGGTCTCTGTGAGGTCCCCAAGCCCCCACCTTGACGCCACGAAGCCCCGGGAGTGGGGGAGGAACCCGCTGCGCCGCTACTCTCACCTGCCTGCGGCCCTCGCTGCTCCCGCGGTGCCTTCGGCCTCGATGGCACGGCCGCACCtgaggggagaggcagagggagaggagggttaaccgggccgggggcggcggagCCGCTGCCTGCACCCGCTGGGGTCTGTTCTCCTCCCCGACTCACCTGGCTGCGACTAGCCCTGGTACCCGGGGGGAGAGCGGAGACGGGCTCACGGCCCCACCCGGCCGCCCCTTTCACCCGTGGgacgcacacacacacacacacacacacacacacacacacatacagccCCAGCGTGgagccccccccagctgccccaggcccGCAGCAAAGGGCCgagcgccccggccccggcccagTACCTCGGGGGAGGCGAGGCCGGCCCGGGACGGACCCCGGCAGCGCCAGGCTAGGGCCCGGCGGGAGGAGGAGAGGGTCAGGGCGGCCCGGAGGGTGCTGCCGGGGCTGGGCGCCcggtgggcaggggcaggcgcGGCAGCGGCCCGGCTGGCCCGACGTGGCTAACTCTGCGGCTGCGGATAGAGACCTtgggggccggcgggcggggtGGGGGACAGGTGCCCCGTAGGGCTGCGGCGGcgcgggcccggcggggggcagcccccgggcagAGAGGAGCGGTACCCGCTCCCGCTCGCAGCAGCAGCCGCCGACAGCATGGCAGCAACAGTTGGCTGGCAAGGTAAAGAGACGTGGAGCTGCACCACCGTGGCTCGGATTTCCACTAGAGCCTGagctgcccccccacccccaaatcaCGCCTGGTTTCAATCCTCTTGAGGGACGACGGTaggcagggaagagagaggatGCTTTTTTAGCCTTAGCTTGGCTGATCCCTCTTaccacttctctttttttttttccccaagttccCTCTAGTACCTTGTCTCTCCCTTTAAAACATGCTCACATGAATAAAACCCCCGTAAAGAGGTTTGCTGGCGACCGGAAAggacaaatgtattttttttctctaaatagTAAAGGataaataattatgaaaatgcGAGTCTAAGTGAAAGATGCTGTGACCCTTCCACCTTTGTTTTCATCAAGCCAGCCGGTGCTCAAGCTACGTGTCCTGAGCAAGAAAGaatggagggaggggagcaaTGAGGTGCTTTTCCTTCGCCTTCTTCCCTCGCCTATCCCTTAGCTGGCCTTTTACTCTTTTCTAAAGTGCAGGCAGGGCTTCAAAATCTCTTTTATCTCTCGAGAAATGTTAACTCTTAGCCTCGACTGTGGTCCTCGCCCGATCTCTCCAGTGCAGGGTTCTCTGAAGTGCAAGATCAGCCCTTTCTCAGCCGGATCGCTCTCCGTGCTGCTGTcgggggagcagaggggagaagCCCTTCTAGTTTCTAACAGTTGAGGCATTAGATTGCCCCCCcacctcctttttattttacagccGGGCAAACCATAGGCCCCTGTGTTGCGTCAAGCGACCACTCTGCTACCAACTTGCTGCTCAGATCTTGTCTCTTTCACGAAGCTGATCTGCACGGACAGATCTGCTCTTAATCGCTCCTTCTTTTGGGGGGTGGCAAGCAGGGAGgatttctctttgctctttATTTCTTGCCCACGGAATCCGGGCTGGTAATTACTGCAAAGAGAGGGAAAATGCAGCTTCCCCAACTCCTGCCTGAGATGCTCTCAGTGCTGTGTGCATGCACAAGGCAGTTTCAGAACCAGAGAGCTGGTGCTGATGCTGCTTTGCTCGCTTGCAATCACCTCGTCCAAAAGCATCGCCTCGCCTGGGTTTTCCTCCGGATTCTGCCTTTTTTACCCTTTTCGGGGGCACTAGCTTTTGGGGAAAGAGTGATCGGAGAGATCACCGGACTGCAAGTTGCTTAAAATCAGGTTGGAagtgggcaggggggagggaggcGCCTTTGGCAAGCGCTTCCATGGTGCATCTCCTGCTAACTGGGGTCTCCCCCAAACCGCGGCGGATCCGTGcgcctccccctcctcctccctccctaTTATTTATGGGGTGATCCCAGTAAAtcccaccctccccacctcGAAATAAGCCGAGGCTCCCGATTACAAAGCAATTAATGAATCGCTCcgaatatttttttcatgaattaaTCTCGATCAACCAGGACatccatattttttaaacacgGCTATGCCCtgaaaggaggaggggaggggggaaaaaggtgaGGGTAGGAGAACTTTTAGGaagttttattctatttttatttttccattaatgaaataaaagccaCCATACATTTATCCGAATAAACGTGTGATCTGCTCCGTTAGGCAAAAGTCGATTAAAAAGTTAGGCTAGTAGGCGACGGTGAATATTTGAACGTCTCGGGGACCAAGCGGAGTAGGAAAGCGGGGAAAGGGTGTTTATTTCTCTCACTATATATATCTAGGGAGACACATATATACACTCACagcgggggggggtgggggcgggtggggggtCGGGCTGGAcgggggaaagggaaaggtgCCAGGAATTAATAATAGAAGCCCACAGAGTCTAGATAAGTCCAAGGGTCGGCGATcgcagctgctgctccttcgGCGAATGCGCCCTCCGCGAATGCTTTTTGGGGTAAGGGCTTCCCGGGTAGGTAGTTATGTACAGCAAGCCCAGACCGCAAAAAGATTCGCGAAGGACAAAGTCTCCCGCGGCTTCCTACATCCATGCATCCGGTTGCCACCATAACATCCACAGGACCCACGGGCGATCGGCTCCGCCATCCCCCGCCACGCCGGgtccccaccccccatccccaccaaGTCCCGCTCCGAAAACGCCGGACCCCGCCGGGGCGAGgtgcgtgtgtgtatatgtggcgggggggggggggggggggggtgtctcccGCCGCACCCCCCCctcggcggggccggcggcgcggggccgcgggAGCGTGGCGGAGCGCGGCGTGTCCGCGGCCCCGCTCGGCGCGGAGGCTCCGGCGCTGGGCACGGGCGCTGCGTAAAGAGAAAACTCTCCCCCCTGAGCGCTAAATAAATAGAGAGCAAGCGGGCAGCTCATTGGTGCGGGCTAAAATCGTCACCCACCAATCAGGCAGCGCCTCACATTGCCTAGttcggcttttttttttttttttttttccttctttttttttttccccttcttttttttcccgaaagggggagaggagaggagagcgggagggaaggaaaggaggaagggaagaagaaaaaaaaaaaaaaaaaaagcgccctCTCCATGCTTAATTAGTCACCGAACCTGCGACGACAGCACGTCCGAGAGCGCGGCCGGGCCAGCCCGCCCGgacccccctcacccccaaacCCCTCTCCGGGAAGCCGCTGCCAAAGGGGCGCCGCTAAGCTAAGGaccagccccgccgccgcgggccccccggcgcggagccgccgcTCCCCCCGACGAGAgcgcccccggccgcccgccaCCTCCCGGCGGGCAGCCGGGGACACGGGGCACTCGCCGccgctccctgctcccaccgcCCCCGTTAACGCGGAGAGCCGGCCGACCCCGGGGCGCGACctccccggggcggcggggggcgcgggacgccccctcccctccgctCCTCAGCGCCGTAACACCGTGCTGGGCGCTGAGCCGCCCGGCCGCCGGCAGGGACACTCGCCCGGTAAAAGTTTCCAGGACATGTCACCGAACTCCAGAGGTCTTGTGCTGCAGCCTGCGGGGGGCCCGCGGCAGCGGCAGCAAGGCAAACGCACGCCCTCGCCGCGTGCCTCCCGCCcgagctggggctgggacccgCAGGGGACCGGGGAGCACTCGTACCGCAGCCCGAACTCCAGAACTTGCAAGTCCGCCGCTGACCCGCGGCGGCACCGGGTCCCGCGCGAGCGGCGCGGGACACCCCCGCGAGACACCCCCGCGCAGCCCAGCCCGCACCGCCGAGGCTCCCTCCTCCCGTCCGCACCGacgccgctgcccgccgggcgCACGAcgccccgcgccccccagcccccggccagcccggcggcgcggagcggagcgcaGCGCAgcgcggggcgggcagggcggccggggcagcgcaggcagcagaAGTTTGAAAACCCCCAGCACTTACCTGGCGGGGCGCGTCCCTGGCCGCTCCGGGGAGTCCCGCGCGGGGTGCAACCGTCACCaacagtgttttggtttttggggggtttggttttgttttttgtttggtttgtttttttgggtttttttcccagaaagccCAAAAGCAAAGCGTCCCTTCCTCCAGGTATGTATATAAGTTACTGTACTGTGTGGGAGGGTCACGATCTCGCTAGGTGCAGAAGATTCCCCAGAATTaacccctcctctcccttcccctcctgcaaCTTGTTGAGGATTTTATACACACACGCGCGCAGGCACGGGCACACGGGCGggcacacgcacacacacacggaCGGGAGAGCAAGGAGAAAGCGAGCTCCGCGGAGTCCGGCTGCCCCCCGACGCCGTTGTGATTGGATGGTCTTTTCATGGAGAGGGGACGTCTCAAGTCGAAGTCACGATTTCTCCTCAGTTTGGAACCATCTGTGACTGGAGCCATGACGCAGCCAGAGCACATTACTCACTTTTACAGTCACGACTTGGAAATCCGTGCAGTTTCCAAGCAAAATTACACCGCCACCATTGAATTATTTAATAGGATCCAGTTAAGGGTAATCTTATGCATTGTGCCAAGAGAGGCAACGATCTaggaggggagggctgggaaggCGAGGGAGGGGGCGAGGAAGGAGGGCATTTCTTGTTTCTAATGACTGTTTTATAGAGATATATTAAGAGTTGCAATGATTGGCTACACGTGTCgtaaggggattttttttttccttaaaaaaccaaacaaacaaactagaTAGCGGGTCCGCTTGTAAATACGACCACGCAAGCTCGGGGAAGGGACGGTTTAGACATTAAGGGCAGCCGTGGGCGGAGTACCATGCTGTGAATTCAGGCGCTGGTATTTGATTAATTGCAAGAAATGATGTCTTTTGTATGCCTAGATTAGAGCCATTGCATGCGGTCTTGGCCGGGAGCTGCTCTCACCCCCCAACCCAATGTGCTGTGCTATACTGATGTTCATGGCCGCATCATGCCATTGTCTGCAGGATCCGCAATTGTTGCTGGGCTTTGTGTGGTAGGTGCACCATTTTCTAAGCTTGCTTTTACTGCGAGGCTGTGGCTAAACGTGCTTAGGGGAAAGCTGCTTCCTCGGCTATTGTCTGCCTTGTGCTTTTTCCACCCCTTGCAGGTCTGAGTCTGCGGCTCAGCCCCCCTCCACGGCCGATTCGGAGGGATACCATTGTGCGGGATAACGGGGTGGTGCATGTGAGTACCGGACGGTGTATCCGCGTCTCTTCTAATGCAAGCTGATGACACGTCTTTGCTAGCCGGAATGCCTGCGAACCTGCATGCTCATAGCCTAGCGAGAACTTCCCCGGCTCCCAGGAGCGATGGGGGGGATGACGGGTGTTCGCAGCACCGAGGTAACCCTGCATATCTACTCCGTACACACCACAACAGTCCCCCACTATTTCGCCTCTAATTCAGTCATTCCACCAACTCATCTGGTGAGGATATGACTAAGGACGCGAAGGACGGGCAATAATAAAACTAGATACTCGCGCACACACGGTCTGCGGAAGGTGTGAGCACctagaggggaaaaatgaggtgggaggagaaggggtGAGTCCAAGTAAAGCAACCTATAGCCTCTTATTTTGCGGAGCACCATCATCAGGTACAGGCTCTTTCAAACGCACGGGCGGGAAGGGCAGGCGGCACGGCGCGGCGcggaggggcggcggcggggaagCCTCCGCGGGAGAGGCGCTCccgggcggcgcggagcggcccccgcccgccgggcagcggggccggggccgggcggcgggtTCAGCACCGGGGCGCGGACAGCTCCGGGCGGCCGCTCCGCGGGGcgcgcccggcccccgccgcccgtcccgctccccccgggccccgccggcggcccggCCTCGCCCCCCCTCGGAGGGCGAAaacggggaggggggcgggcagggagaggggctcAACAGCGCCGacggagagagagagagagttgCAGCTCGCTATTGATTCAGAGATTTACCGACAGGGTGATTCCCCTTTCTGCAAGAATTCCCTGTCTCTGGGCTCCGAGCATGCACCAAATTCATTATGTAGACGAGTATACCCCTCTCGCTTTAGAAGAAAAGtagaaaggaagggggaaaaatgaaTCCAGGCATGcataaaataaagacaagacTCACAGCCGCTCTCTGCAACATGCACAGGAAAGATCACTACTTACCCAAACGGGAACTCCTCGGttaggggagggaggggggacgggggggggtGGCGAGGaaaccggggggggggggggggaatccaACAATTAATTTCCAGACAggagttggaaaaaaatactgcgGTGATGTCCAGGTTTTCTTCCACCCGCACTCGCTTTTTATACAAGTGCAACCCTCTGTCTATTTCTGGAACGCGATCAAAACCCTGATGCTATTTTTAGCAggtactggggaaaaaaatccacacacaAAGGCATTTCGCTGGAACGCTACGTCCAAAACATTAAATGTGCATTAAGTCTGCTCCCCTACAACACAACCACCCCCAACCAGGCACCCCCCTACCCCAGCTTCTTTCTGCACCACCACTCACAGTTGCCTCAGGTGCATCATTgcagggaattaaaaaaaaaaaaaacaaccaccaaaacccaaaaaacaacccacaccaAACGACCCCAACTGACCGCCTTCCATGCTGTCCTATTGCACAAACCCCTAATCCACAGTTGTATTGAGTCTGtctctgtgcctctgcctgTTGCCTTGCAAGCATTATTGTGCCTGTCTTCTTGCGGTGTCTTTATAAAGTGGGCTTTGGAAAAAACACGACCACCACGCACCCGTTTGCCATCATGCACAAATGTGGATTtcaggcagggatgctggcttTGCCGAGAGACAGAGATGGTTTCATGTAGTGAATTGCACCCAGCACAAAGAatggttgttgtttttttggtgtgggtttttttttttttaattctctcctCCCCGCCCAGTGCCTTTCCCcccttaaaaaaatcctttgtttgGAGAATAAAGgatctataaatatatatatgggGTAAAAaaggttgtgtgtgtgtttgcgtTCTAGTAATTCACTACGAGGgggaactggggaaaaaatagaatcATTAGGGCTTGCAGGCTGCAAGGAGCCAGCCTGAGACTCCTTTGCAAGGCTGCGTCAGTTATCAGCTATTGACGTCACGTTCAGATTCTCCTCTTCAGAGGCTCTAGTTCATCATAAAAGATGTCTGTGCTTAGAGCTTTGTGCTTGCAGTAAGGCACTTCAATTCGAGGAAAAGAGTTAATTAGCAAGCCCCATATTTTGTGTTGTGCAGCTCTCTATTGAGTTGCACAAAAATCCTGaggggtgtgcatgtgtgtgtttgtaagagagggagaggaggggaaaaaaaaaaaaggaatatgcGCCGGGGACAGGGagatatttcttaaaaaacacataTATATCCCATGCAGAAGCACAGGCAGGGAGAACAATCTGCATAGCCAGACCTTGCAGgaacacccccaccccctcgcCCTTCTTGTGATTAGCAATTTTAACAAAAAGCAATTTGGATAAAAAACTCAGGTTTCTGAATATTTGTAAGGCAAACAGCTTGGGGGTAGCTGAATCTATTTTAgcatcctttctttctgtctcctcctctccgccccccccccccccccccaatacgaccagcagcagcagctagtCCCCCTACCACCTTACACTTGTATTTAGCTACTGTAGCAAAAGACAGATATTGATAAAACTAGGATTAATTCTGTATATTTGTCAGGCAAACAGCCCCGTCTCCTAGAATGACGCAAATAACAGATTCTATGGCTCTGGCTTTCTATATTCTGCACCCACGCACTCTGCTTGGTCTCCCACGGAATCAGCTACAGAGAGCAATGATCCAGATTATACAGAGACAAGGgtgggggaaagggagagaacaTCAAATgaaattgcaattaaaaattataatgctGCTATAGTCTGTACGCAAATGGCTAAACCTGAGCTTGCACAGgggcacacagacacacacgcTCGCCCCCTCCCCGAgccccaccccaccaccccccccggccccgAGCCCCCTACCCCAAACCCAGGCATCAAAAGCAACCAGACAAAAGAGAATTGTCTGCTGACAAATGCGACGTTTATCTGGCCAAGAGAGGTATTTCCTTTATGCACCACACCTTTCCCAGCTGCCATTAAGCAAAACACATCTCTGAAACGACCTCGCTCGCCACTAAGGGTGTGAAGAGGCGACAATTAACACATgcagccggggaggggggctaCCAAGGAGCCCTTCCACGGTCCCAGAGGAGCTAATGAGGACCCTGAAGAGCAGGTCGTCTTCCCTGTCTCCCAGACAAAGGGACACAGCTCTTTCTTAATACGCCTAAAAAAAGGCAAACGCAAAGGGCTGttgctatttttaaacacatctcTCATTTGTTGGAAAATGGCACTTAAAGCATTAAACAATCTCCCCACCCCCGGGGACAGGGTCAGACACACATGCCAGCACCCGAGGGGAAGCCAAGGTTTATGGGACCGTCTCTTCCTCAGGTGAGCACCAAGAAtcccctgctgtgctctgcccaCCATCAGTCCACTTCACACCTCGCATGAAAAGACAAGCAAAATGCCAGGGCAATCAAGAAGACAGTAAGTTATTTACTGTCTAATCTGTACACAcacatttcttatttattaACTCGCTTAATTATTACCAACTTCTTCCGCAGACAATGAATTTCCTAATGTCAATAAACTGCAATCAATGAGGTAAGGctctttctgcctctctctcttAGCCAGATGATGCCATTGCCAACTACTGCTACTGCAGCAGcacccggggaggggggcatcACACACCTATACAAGACCACATCTAGGCACTGCTAAGCTTGGGGAGATAGATCAGGCATTTAAAATGATGACACGCACTCTCTGGTAGAAGTGAGCAGGCACATTGTCATTCACACATCTCCGCACACATCAGCCATGAACCCATCTTCCCAGGACTGGGAGAGGTGTTGTGCGTCAGACCTggaccccccccccacacacacacgtttTCACCATATACACCTGGAAAGCTGGCCTTTACAGCAGTAGTAGCCCAGAAGCCAGGACACGAAGAAATACCACAGTAGGGAAAGACCTTATACCAAGGACAGATCTTGTCATCTCAAGACTCTAGGCAAAGAACCACACGTGAAACATACCTTCTCCGAGAGCTGCAACAAAGCTCATCCTGGATGAATAAAAAGTTAGGCCGCACAGCAGTTTAAGGATGGAGGCGTGCACACCTCAAGTACCTTCTGCCACTCAGACCCAAGAGCATTCAGACAACCCACGGACTACTGTGGAAGGAGGGGATGGTCAtcttccctctgccctcccacaCATACCTAAgagctttgcatttctctgtagTGTTCACCAGAGGAAAGCTCTTTAGCTTTTCActattgcaaagaaaaggtaTGGGCATGGTTGTGTACAAAGGATGATGTCTGTGGCAGATCAGGAGCAGGCATAGTGGcaagccctgcagctcctggacCTCAGGCCCTCTCAAGCCAGCCAGATGCCTGGaattccctccctgctgcccttaTTGAGCAGCTCCTTGCAGTCACAtctgtgtttgttgttttttggggtttttttccccctaaactCTTTAATCTTAGTGAAAGaactaaatatttttgccaAAGGGTTTGTTCTTCTGGAAGATTTAGCACCATCTTTCAGTCTCAATTTCACAAAAGCAGCCTGCCTCCTCCTTTGCTGTCCTCTGCCTCTCCACCCAAATGTCTCATCTCCACCTCAGCAGAACCATCTCCTGTCTTGCCTGTCTGCTGCTAAAGGCTTGGTTGAAACAAAGTCCAGTGCCCAGGGAATCTCtggatcaaaaaaaaaaaaaaaaaaaaaaagaaatggaaaccaTCCAAACTGGAAAGAATGTTTGGCAGGCGATCATGTACCAAACAGCCGTCCCCACTTCTCCTGATCATTAGAAGCACTAAAAGGAACATTTATCTTCTATCTTGATATTTTAGTTATCAGCAACCTCCTCGTTTCCAAACAATTAAGCCTCCCTACCAATGAAGTCCTAATGAGAGCaatgaattctgtatttttacctCCATTCAACAGCAATACTGCTGATACTGGCCGAAGCAGCAGAGTGCCCATCAGCTGCAGGTATGTGGCCTTTCACTTAGAGCTACTGGAGATGCCAAAGCGGGCAGTGCAGTCTCCAATACACACAATCTGCATATCAGACTGTCCTCACCCTTGGAAATTTCCGTTCCAAACTGTGCCCTGCTGGACAGCGGCACACATTGGGATACTACTATTAGTCATTGTAGTAAAACATTAGCCTGTACAAAATTGCTGCTCAAAACAACTACAATCTGTCACCTAGAAAGTAGTTTAGTTTGCAAGTAAAGCTGTTTTAGTGGTATTTGTtacttgtttgggtttttgatCCAGCAAGTTCAAGGCTCCacctttttctcatttcagcctGGAAGATGGTTTTCACTTCTCTCTTCAGGACAAGGATCAGCCAGAGGGAGCAGCGCAAAACAACGGGAAAAAAGCCTAACAATATTTTGCTGTAGTTCCAGAGTTACCTCCTCAGAGCCTTGGAGTTCTGCTGACCTGTGAACCATTCATTAATTGCTATATTCTCCTAAGCTAGTCTTACTCCCACAAATAGTTAGAGTCTAATCTTGGCCTAGTTCACCTGGGCAGCTGAATGACATGTGATACATTCCAAATATAAGGAGAACGGAAGATGACCAGAAACAGAGTGAAGTGCCACCAAGATATAGCATGAACTCACaaaaaaattcatctttttGAATATAGTTAACCTTGTATCAGGGCAATTGATAACTTACACTAGTTAACTCTTGTTAAAGGAAATTATGACACCCAGAGGAAAGAGCAATcacactgaaatggaaataaattagaGCAATATCTATTCAACGATCTACTGGCTCTTATAGGTTGCAAAGTATAAGCTAGTGAAAGGACCTGAAGAAGAGTAATTGCTAGTTAAAACAGAGAATCAGGATCTAGATATTCCTCTTCAGATCACAAATTTGCCGCAACAAGTCTTGATCCAAAATTTCTCATGGAAAGGCTTTTTCCTTGAATATTTTTGAGGTTCTCCTCAAATATCAGGTGAAGTGCCCATCACTTTATGCTTGGTTTATCCACCCATGAAACAAAGATAGGACAATACCTACTTACCTAACCAGGATGTTCTTGAAGATATCTATAGCATTGAGATAATCAATAAAAGTCATCAGTAAGAAGACAGCAATATTATAAATAATCAGAGAGATCAGAGCATACAAGGAagcacaaggaggaaaaaagtgcttttcctCCAACATCAGAATAAGAGGCTGTGCAGTATGTTAGTAAAGAAAATCTCACCTGTGTCAGAAGATCAAGGACTTATTATGACTTCGGTTTATGGAATGTTTGGAGAATCTGGATGCATAGACCAGGAAACCAACAAAATAGACAACTCACGTGCTAATGTGATCTCACACAGATTGCGTTGATAAACACTTTGAAGAGTTTTGGGTTGAAATGCCAGTATACCTGGGTCGCTTTGTTATCTTTAGCTTTTCTGTCTACATTATAGAGATATATCATGTCTGTAATATATAAAAGGATAGAAACTGGATCTTCTTCCAATGGCTGCAAAATCAGACCCTAGAGACATACTTCTGTGTAACAGggatgaaaagaagaaaaccattaGCATAATGAAGCTGGTGGAAAAAGAGTACTAAGGTCTTGATCTTGAGGATGACATCAAAAGAAAACCATACcactttttaatgaaagttgAACCTAtggaagaaatacagtgaaTAGGCATCATACTTCAGATATAAGGAGCATAACCTTTGAGGAATCCTGTTATAAATTTGATGAGCCTTTACACtaaaatttgattttcattaGCCTTTAAAATGGAACTTTTCATGAATAAGACCCATGACCTTTAACGTAACGTGAAC includes these proteins:
- the LOC119150882 gene encoding translation initiation factor IF-2-like encodes the protein MAEPIARGSCGCYGGNRMHGWRDKVLEGTWGKKKREVVRGISQAKAKKASSLFPAYRRPSRGLKPGVIWGWGGSSGSSGNPSHGGAAPRLFTLPANCCCHAVGGCCCERERVPLLSARGLPPAGPAPPQPYGAPVPHPARRPPRSLSAAAELATSGQPGRCRACPCPPGAQPRQHPPGRPDPLLLPPGPSLALPGSVPGRPRLPRGTGPGPGRSALCCGPGAAGGGSTLGLYVCVCVCVCVCVCVPRVKGAAGWGREPVSALPPGTRASRSQVRPCHRGRRHRGSSEGRRQINLGVLIYKKNPSLSAPPVM